The proteins below are encoded in one region of Rhododendron vialii isolate Sample 1 chromosome 7a, ASM3025357v1:
- the LOC131334139 gene encoding uncharacterized protein LOC131334139 isoform X1 — protein METSASRSIFVFLCALMIITFTFHETSGALHAETQRQINQANKNGPYLGLVIPNLFEMNPLLQSPNFTASDLKIDFAGRRFRFGTIHKKQVILVMTGLGMINAGITTQLLLSLFKIEGIVHYGIAGNANPSLNIGDVTIPQYWSHTGLWNWQRYGDGPEDELALEENGDYTRQIGYLKFANYAPNVTGCSSHHNFLNNVWYQPEEVFPVDGIPEEREHAFWLPVDAHYFKISKKLQGLKLQGCLNSTTCLSKTPKVTTVLRGTSASIYLDNAAYRGFIYRKFNISPVDMESAAVALICLQQRLPFITIRALSDLAGGGSAQSNEASTFTSLAANNSVTVVVEFINNLIIR, from the exons ATGGAAACATCAGCCTCTAGATctatttttgtatttctttgTGCTCTCATGATCATCACATTCACCTTCCATGAAACGAGTGGTGCTTTACATGCAGAAACTCAACGCCAGATCAATCAGGCTAATAAGAACGGCCCATATTTAGGGTTGGTAATTCCAAACCTATTTGAGATGAACCCACTTCTTCAATCTCCCAACTTCACAGCTAGTGACCTCAAAATAGATTTTGCAG GAAGGAGATTTCGATTTGGAACAATCCACAAAAAGCAAGTCATATTGGTCATGACTGGATTGGGCATG ATAAATGCAGGTATAACTACACAGTTATTGTTGAGTTTATTCAAGATTGAGGGAATAGTGCATTATGGAATAGCTGGAAACGCAAACCCATCTCTAAATATTGGCGATGTCACCATACCTCAGTATTGGTCTCACACTGGTCTTTGGAATTGGCAG AGGTATGGAGATGGCCCTGAAGATGAACTGGCCCTTGAAGAGAATGGAGACTACACGAGACAAATTGGTTACTTAAAGTTTGCAAACTATGCTCCGAACGTGACTGGATGCAGCTCACATCACAATTTCCTGAACAATGTTTGGTACCAACCCGAGGAAGTATTCCCAGTGGATGGGATTCCAGAGGAAAGGGAACATGCCTTTTGGCTCCCAGTTGATGCCCATTACtttaaaatttccaaaaagCTACAG GGGTTGAAACTACAAGGCTGCCTAAACTCAACAACATGTCTGAGTAAGACACCAAAAGTGACTACAGTTCTAAGGGGTACTAGTGCTAGCATTTACCTAGACAATGCTGCATACAGGGGCTTCATATATCGTAAATTCAATATAAGCCCAGTCGATATGGAAAGTGCAGCTGTGGCACTCATTTGCCTTCAACAAAGGCTACCTTTCATCACTATTAGGGCTCTCTCTGACTTGGCTGGCGGCGGTTCTGCCCAGTCCAACGAGGCTTCCACTTTTACTTCTCTCGCCGCCAATAACTCTGTTACCGTTGTGGTGGAGTTCATCAACAACTTAATTATAAGATAA
- the LOC131334139 gene encoding uncharacterized protein LOC131334139 isoform X2: MNPLLQSPNFTASDLKIDFAGRRFRFGTIHKKQVILVMTGLGMINAGITTQLLLSLFKIEGIVHYGIAGNANPSLNIGDVTIPQYWSHTGLWNWQRYGDGPEDELALEENGDYTRQIGYLKFANYAPNVTGCSSHHNFLNNVWYQPEEVFPVDGIPEEREHAFWLPVDAHYFKISKKLQGLKLQGCLNSTTCLSKTPKVTTVLRGTSASIYLDNAAYRGFIYRKFNISPVDMESAAVALICLQQRLPFITIRALSDLAGGGSAQSNEASTFTSLAANNSVTVVVEFINNLIIR; this comes from the exons ATGAACCCACTTCTTCAATCTCCCAACTTCACAGCTAGTGACCTCAAAATAGATTTTGCAG GAAGGAGATTTCGATTTGGAACAATCCACAAAAAGCAAGTCATATTGGTCATGACTGGATTGGGCATG ATAAATGCAGGTATAACTACACAGTTATTGTTGAGTTTATTCAAGATTGAGGGAATAGTGCATTATGGAATAGCTGGAAACGCAAACCCATCTCTAAATATTGGCGATGTCACCATACCTCAGTATTGGTCTCACACTGGTCTTTGGAATTGGCAG AGGTATGGAGATGGCCCTGAAGATGAACTGGCCCTTGAAGAGAATGGAGACTACACGAGACAAATTGGTTACTTAAAGTTTGCAAACTATGCTCCGAACGTGACTGGATGCAGCTCACATCACAATTTCCTGAACAATGTTTGGTACCAACCCGAGGAAGTATTCCCAGTGGATGGGATTCCAGAGGAAAGGGAACATGCCTTTTGGCTCCCAGTTGATGCCCATTACtttaaaatttccaaaaagCTACAG GGGTTGAAACTACAAGGCTGCCTAAACTCAACAACATGTCTGAGTAAGACACCAAAAGTGACTACAGTTCTAAGGGGTACTAGTGCTAGCATTTACCTAGACAATGCTGCATACAGGGGCTTCATATATCGTAAATTCAATATAAGCCCAGTCGATATGGAAAGTGCAGCTGTGGCACTCATTTGCCTTCAACAAAGGCTACCTTTCATCACTATTAGGGCTCTCTCTGACTTGGCTGGCGGCGGTTCTGCCCAGTCCAACGAGGCTTCCACTTTTACTTCTCTCGCCGCCAATAACTCTGTTACCGTTGTGGTGGAGTTCATCAACAACTTAATTATAAGATAA